The following nucleotide sequence is from Desulfomonile tiedjei.
AGTGGTAGACGAACGAGGAATACAAATTGCCTACGCAGGCCCGTACAAATTGAAGGAAGCCGACTATTCGCCGGCACAGTGGTTCAAGGAGGCGATTAAGGGGAGCACCTACATAAGTGACGTGTTCCCCGGTTTGCGTGGGTCGCCGCATTTCATCGTCGCGGTTCGACAGGAGAGAAACGGTGTCAAATGGATTTTGAGGGCCACCGTTGATTTCGACGCGTTCAATTCCCTTGTAGAGAGCATACGAATAGGCTCAACCGGATTCGCGTTTATCCTCAACAGAAAAGGCGAGTTCCAGACCAAACCTCGCTCCGAAATTGCCGGCTCCCGGGAAACGTACCTCAACTTCTTGGCGTCTCCCCACAAGGGGGATGAGGTGAGCGTTGTCGAGAAGGAGAGTGCTTCGGGAGAAGACGTCCTCTACGTGATGTCCAGCCTGAAAGACGGCGACTGGGTATTGGGATTCCAGCAAAGCGCCAGTGATGCCTATTCAGCCCTGTACTCGGCCCGAAGGGTCGCAACTATAATATTTTCCTTGGGTGTCATAGGTATAGTCGTATTCGCCGTTGTGCTCTCCAAACTGGTCGTCAAACGAATTTCCAGGGCTGATCTCGAAAAACAGATGATGAACGAACGCGTTATAGAAGCGGGAAAACTGGCGTCCTTGGGCGAACTGGCTGCGGGGATAGCGCACGAGATTAACAACCCCGTCGCGGTCATGGTAGAGGAAGCCGGCTGGATTCAGGACCTTCTTGAAGAGGACGATCTCAAGCAGACCAAGAACCTGGAAGAGTTCAAGCAATCTCTGGCCCAAATCAGAACCCAGGGCATCCGATGCAAGCAGATAACACATAAACTTCTGAGCTTTGCCCGGAAAACGGATCCCAGGCCGCAGGACGTTCAAGTGAACGATCTTGTGGAGGAAGTGGTCAGCCTCTGTCAGCAGCGAGCCCGATACGCGACGATCAAAATCGCCCTGGACCTCGATCCTGATCTTCCGCGAGTGAAGGTCTCACCCTCCGAGGTGCAGCAGGTACTGATGAATCTGATCAACAACAGTCTGGACGCCATCGACGGCAGGGGGGGAAGCGTCGAGGTCAAGACCAGATATAAAGACGATTATGTGATTATTGACGTGGCTGATAACGGGCCCGGCATCCCGGAGGCTTATTTGAGTAGAATCTTCGATCCTTTCTTTACTACCAAGCCCCCGGGGAAGGGAACGGGTTTGGGCTTGTCCATCTGTTACGGCCTCATCACCAAGATGGGTGGAAGGATCAGTGTAAACAGCGCCGTAGAAATTGGGACAACGTTTCATGTCCAGATCCCGCTCAAAAGCTGAACGGTCCGGAGTTCAGCAGCCTTAGGGTAAGAAGACCCGGTCAAAAAGAATCCGATTGAGGATACAAGATGATCGTGAATGAATCCACGAAGGGCGATCGCATAAAGCTTCTGCTGGTGGATGACGAGGTAGCATATGTGAACATCCTTTCAAAACGACTTGCTAAAAGGGATTTCGACGTAAAAACAGCCCTTAGCGGCATTCAGGCGATTCAAGCCCTTCGGGAACACGAGTTCGATGTGGCGGTTCTGGACCTGAAGATGGAGGACATGGACGGTATCGAGGTGCTCAAGATTTTTAAAAAGATGTCGCCTAATCTGTCCGTAATAATGCTGACCGGGCATGGATCGGAGCAAGCCGCGCGGGAAGGGGTCCAGTTCGGGGCTTTTGATTATTTGACCAAGCCGTGTGAGCTTGAGGAATTGATCGAAAAAATCAGACTGGCCGCGCGGGCAACCAAGACCCCCACGTGAATCTTCGCGAACAGTCCGCCCTCAAACAGGTTCTCAAGAGTAACACCCGATTGTCCGCCTGGGCTCTAAGCCGGCTTCTTTTTCAGTTTCACGCCCTTAACGTCGGTGAGTTTCGCGCCCCTCATACTTGTTCCACCGAGCTTGACGTGTGTGAAATCGGCTTTATCAATAAAAGCCCATGAAAAGTCCGCGCCGGTCAGGTCAGCACCAACCAGTGAACTGCCGGACATTTTGACCCCGGTCAGGTTGGCGCTGTTAAGGTTGGCATGGGACAAATCCGCACCGTCCAGGACCACGTTGTGAAGGCTCGCCCCTGAGAAGTTGGCACCTGTCGCCCTCACCCCTGTCATGTCCGCGTCCGCGAACGAAACGCCGGAGAAGTTGGCCTCGACCATTTCCGCGCCTGTCATCTTGGATTTTTGAAAATTGGCATCTGCAAAGTCGCCACCGCCCAGATTCGCTCCGGACAGATCAGCTTTGTCAATTACCGCCATGCGACCGTCAACGTTTTGCATCTTGGCTTCGGTCAAGATCGCTTCCGAAAGGTTGGTCTTATGTAGAATTGCGTTTTGCATTTCCGCTTTGGTCAAGGTAACCCCATTCATGGTCGCCTTTGAGAAAACGGTCTTGGGAAAACGGCCGAGCGAAAGGTTTGCGCCTGAAATATCCGCCTCCGTCACGTCCGCGGCGGTCAGATCGCAGCCGGTGAGATCGGCACGCATCAGCTTTGCTCCGTCGAGCTTGGCGTTCACGAGCCTGGTGTTGGCCAATTTTGCTCCTGTGAGGTTTGCGCTTGAAAGGTTTGCGCCGTCCAGTTTTGCCCCCGACAAATCACAGCCTTCGAGGTTCGCCTGCGTCAGATTTGCCCCTGAAAGATCAACTCCCACCAAGGTTGCCCCTGAAAGGTCGGCCCTTTCCAGGTTTGCCTCCGAAAGCTTGGACTGCGCCAGATTGGCTCTGGCCAGAATTGCCCACGACAGATCCGCCTTCTCAAGATGAAGGGCAATTAGCTGACCCCTTGAAATATCCGACGACGTGAGTCGGGCTCCCGAAAGTTTCGTCTTGGCAAAAGTCGCCCTGCTCAATTTGAGTCCGGCCAGATCCGCGCCGGACAGATCAGCCGCGGTGAAGTTGGCCGTATCCACGATGGCCTTGCTGAACCCGGCCCCTGACAGATCGGCTTCGCTGAAGTTGGCTTCCGTAAGGACAGCTCGACTCAGGTCTGCGCCTTTCAATTCTGTACGGTTGAGGGTGGCGCCATTCAGGCTTGAGCCTGTCAAATTGGATTGTGACAAGTCCGCGCCCGAAAAATCCGCGTCGCTAAGGTCAATTTCAGACAGGTCCGCACCGCTTAAATCGGCCCCGTACAACTTCACCTTGGTCGGTTTCTTAAGACCGATCTTGGCGACGACGATTCTGGAAATGGACGTGTCCAGACCGGTCCGTATCGCTGATTGCACAAGTTCCTTTAAGGATCCGGCCCTGCCCTGGAAAATGACCTCGCCTGTTTTTCTGTGTGTGATTTCAAATCGTGGCAAGTTACTGTCTCTCCTGGGGTTTGAGTGCGGAATTATACCACGGAGATCGCCCAATCGGTAGGATTTGTTGCTCGGTCCGAGCAACAAATCAGGAATGAGGGGCAAGACAAGCCTTTATTCCGCCACAAGTTTGTCAGTAGGGGCAGAGCCGCGTGTCTGCACGGTCTTTGGGCACATGCGCAGGCGCGCGGCGTACCAGGGCCGGCTTTTTTCGTGAACGCGAAACGGAATCAGACGCTTGTGAGATCTTACAACCGCCGGTGGTGTCAGAGTC
It contains:
- a CDS encoding pentapeptide repeat-containing protein, translating into MPRFEITHRKTGEVIFQGRAGSLKELVQSAIRTGLDTSISRIVVAKIGLKKPTKVKLYGADLSGADLSEIDLSDADFSGADLSQSNLTGSSLNGATLNRTELKGADLSRAVLTEANFSEADLSGAGFSKAIVDTANFTAADLSGADLAGLKLSRATFAKTKLSGARLTSSDISRGQLIALHLEKADLSWAILARANLAQSKLSEANLERADLSGATLVGVDLSGANLTQANLEGCDLSGAKLDGANLSSANLTGAKLANTRLVNAKLDGAKLMRADLTGCDLTAADVTEADISGANLSLGRFPKTVFSKATMNGVTLTKAEMQNAILHKTNLSEAILTEAKMQNVDGRMAVIDKADLSGANLGGGDFADANFQKSKMTGAEMVEANFSGVSFADADMTGVRATGANFSGASLHNVVLDGADLSHANLNSANLTGVKMSGSSLVGADLTGADFSWAFIDKADFTHVKLGGTSMRGAKLTDVKGVKLKKKPA
- a CDS encoding two-component sensor histidine kinase; the protein is MNDKDGQTDNYYRSLTWRIVLIIVVVSIIPLGLITGTIRYYFQVSYQEKVLDHLKVLIKKHRQNIDTFLTEKLAELKVQAESYTVEQLSDEAFLKERFRILQDAYGRSFVDLGVVDERGIQIAYAGPYKLKEADYSPAQWFKEAIKGSTYISDVFPGLRGSPHFIVAVRQERNGVKWILRATVDFDAFNSLVESIRIGSTGFAFILNRKGEFQTKPRSEIAGSRETYLNFLASPHKGDEVSVVEKESASGEDVLYVMSSLKDGDWVLGFQQSASDAYSALYSARRVATIIFSLGVIGIVVFAVVLSKLVVKRISRADLEKQMMNERVIEAGKLASLGELAAGIAHEINNPVAVMVEEAGWIQDLLEEDDLKQTKNLEEFKQSLAQIRTQGIRCKQITHKLLSFARKTDPRPQDVQVNDLVEEVVSLCQQRARYATIKIALDLDPDLPRVKVSPSEVQQVLMNLINNSLDAIDGRGGSVEVKTRYKDDYVIIDVADNGPGIPEAYLSRIFDPFFTTKPPGKGTGLGLSICYGLITKMGGRISVNSAVEIGTTFHVQIPLKS
- a CDS encoding response regulator; protein product: MIVNESTKGDRIKLLLVDDEVAYVNILSKRLAKRDFDVKTALSGIQAIQALREHEFDVAVLDLKMEDMDGIEVLKIFKKMSPNLSVIMLTGHGSEQAAREGVQFGAFDYLTKPCELEELIEKIRLAARATKTPT